The Micromonospora krabiensis genome window below encodes:
- a CDS encoding SAF domain-containing protein, with amino-acid sequence MSLATRNGTGPVEAPVSPPKVVRQRRTRPGLLGLAVLLIALGGLGAAFAVTSVRATGSYLAVARPVEVGRQLTADDLVPVQVSGGPGLAPVPADRLDEIVGKRAAVSLTPGTLLTLAQLTDDPLLGPGQQQVALGLDAAEVPARKLHPGDRLLLVSTPDDKADASASGAGTRFEATVIDSSTKDDDEIVVYLALAVRDVPAVVALNAQDRIAVVLTRAA; translated from the coding sequence GTGAGCCTGGCGACACGCAACGGGACGGGACCGGTGGAGGCGCCGGTCAGCCCGCCCAAGGTGGTCCGGCAGCGCCGGACCCGGCCCGGGTTGCTCGGCCTGGCCGTGCTGCTCATCGCGCTCGGCGGGCTCGGCGCCGCGTTCGCGGTGACCTCCGTACGAGCCACCGGAAGCTACCTGGCGGTGGCCCGGCCGGTGGAGGTCGGCCGGCAACTCACCGCCGACGACCTGGTGCCGGTGCAGGTCTCCGGCGGTCCCGGGCTGGCGCCGGTGCCGGCCGACCGGCTCGACGAGATCGTCGGCAAGCGGGCGGCCGTGTCGCTGACCCCCGGCACCCTGCTGACGCTGGCCCAGCTCACCGACGACCCGCTGCTCGGCCCCGGCCAGCAACAGGTGGCACTCGGTCTGGACGCCGCCGAGGTGCCCGCGCGCAAGCTGCACCCCGGCGACCGGCTGCTGCTGGTCAGCACCCCGGACGACAAGGCCGACGCGTCGGCCTCCGGCGCCGGCACCCGGTTCGAGGCAACGGTGATCGACAGCAGCACCAAGGACGACGACGAGATCGTGGTCTACCTGGCGCTCGCCGTCCGGGACGTGCCCGCCGTCGTCGCCCTGAACGCGCAGGACCGCATCGCCGTCGTGCTGACCCGGGCGGCCTGA
- a CDS encoding P-loop NTPase family protein — protein sequence MAIIALVSAKGSPGVTTAALAAALTWHRRLVLAECDPAGGSILAGFLGGALDGPRGLGELAVGELRDGNLETAFWSQLVDLDAPRRERLLLPGVVDPAQSGSVTPLWQRFADFFVGLERGTPPYDVLVDCGRLHVTNPPWPLLRAASVVLVVSRSELPDLSGAQATVKAIERDFAEHRVPAGTLRLLLVGNGHGRAEVSRALKLPVIGRLPDDPRTARVLALGGTVRAGRPLMRAAGALEVPVGALLERRRARLTWPVAQGVPDAL from the coding sequence ATGGCGATCATCGCGCTGGTCTCGGCGAAGGGCTCGCCGGGCGTCACCACGGCCGCGCTGGCCGCCGCGCTGACCTGGCACCGGCGGCTGGTGCTCGCCGAGTGCGACCCGGCCGGCGGCTCGATCCTCGCCGGGTTCCTCGGCGGCGCTCTGGACGGGCCGCGCGGCCTCGGCGAACTGGCCGTCGGTGAGCTGCGCGACGGCAACCTGGAGACCGCTTTCTGGTCCCAGCTGGTCGACCTGGACGCGCCCCGCCGGGAACGGCTGCTGCTGCCCGGGGTCGTCGACCCCGCCCAGTCGGGCAGCGTCACGCCGCTGTGGCAGCGGTTCGCCGACTTCTTCGTCGGCCTGGAACGCGGCACACCCCCGTACGACGTGCTCGTCGACTGTGGCCGGCTGCACGTCACCAACCCGCCGTGGCCGCTGCTGCGCGCCGCCTCGGTGGTGCTGGTGGTGAGCCGCTCCGAGCTGCCCGACCTGTCCGGGGCGCAGGCCACCGTGAAGGCGATCGAACGGGACTTCGCCGAGCACCGGGTGCCGGCGGGCACCCTGCGGCTGCTGCTGGTCGGCAACGGGCACGGGCGCGCCGAGGTCAGCCGGGCGCTGAAGCTTCCGGTGATCGGACGGCTGCCCGACGATCCGCGTACCGCGCGGGTGCTCGCCCTGGGCGGCACGGTCCGCGCCGGACGGCCGCTGATGCGCGCGGCCGGCGCCCTGGAGGTGCCGGTCGGCGCGCTGCTGGAGCGCCGCCGGGCCCGGTTGACCTGGCCCGTCGCGCAGGGGGTGCCCGATGCGCTTTGA
- a CDS encoding CpaF family protein produces the protein MRFEPVSADPRQQPPTATSVTPPLPPANDRHHPAPGATATAPRTEPPSRPRVDFHVVRELRRELTERLTRWQRGREFTADEEDTERARLAVAVVAEYADSVRRAGTPMPAGEERLLLDQVTAELVGLGRLQTLLVDDTIEEVHILGCDQVRITRHGGGVDWAEPIADSDAELVEILQAAARRAGATERSLSTSKPTLDLQLPDGSRLAAVFLVSHRPYAVIRKHNTLDVSLDDIAGSRGDLDEMIDPLLRDFLRASMRAGLNIMVAGLAGAGKTTVIRALMNEIPPDEPYVLLEESRELLPARRHERHRAVMSFEAREGHGERGLDGRPAGEVTIADLIPVSLRMGVLRIIVGEVRSREIVPMLQAMTTSRGSMCTIHARTPAGVGERIVELALAHGREMTVDQARRMAGNALDLIVYVTVEDETGIGGRKHRFVSHVEEVIGAGEHGRIITTAVFAPGPDGRAVPRHLPERVREQLLRVGYDARLLSRWIEAGTGAWRRPRHSRLGRR, from the coding sequence ATGCGCTTTGAGCCCGTCTCCGCCGACCCGCGGCAACAACCGCCGACCGCCACGTCCGTCACGCCGCCGCTGCCCCCGGCGAACGACCGGCACCACCCGGCGCCGGGCGCGACCGCGACCGCGCCGCGGACCGAGCCGCCGTCCCGCCCCCGGGTCGACTTTCACGTGGTCCGCGAGCTGCGGCGCGAACTGACCGAACGGCTCACCCGGTGGCAGCGCGGACGGGAGTTCACCGCGGACGAGGAGGACACCGAGCGGGCCCGGCTCGCCGTGGCGGTCGTAGCCGAGTACGCGGACTCCGTCCGCCGGGCCGGCACACCGATGCCGGCGGGCGAGGAGCGGCTGCTGCTCGACCAGGTGACCGCCGAGCTGGTGGGCCTCGGCCGGCTCCAGACCCTACTGGTCGACGACACGATCGAGGAGGTGCACATCCTCGGCTGCGACCAGGTGCGCATCACCCGGCACGGCGGAGGGGTGGACTGGGCGGAGCCGATCGCTGACAGCGACGCGGAGCTGGTGGAGATCCTCCAGGCGGCGGCGCGGCGGGCCGGGGCGACCGAGCGGTCGCTGTCCACCTCGAAGCCCACCCTGGACCTGCAACTGCCCGACGGCAGCCGGCTGGCCGCGGTGTTCCTGGTCAGCCACCGCCCGTACGCGGTGATCCGCAAGCACAACACGCTCGACGTCAGCCTCGACGACATCGCCGGCTCGCGGGGCGACCTGGACGAGATGATCGATCCGCTGCTGCGGGACTTCCTGCGCGCGTCCATGCGGGCCGGGCTGAACATCATGGTCGCCGGCCTGGCCGGGGCGGGGAAGACCACCGTCATCCGGGCGCTGATGAACGAGATCCCGCCGGACGAGCCGTACGTGCTGCTGGAGGAGAGCCGGGAGCTGCTGCCCGCCCGCCGCCACGAACGCCACCGGGCGGTGATGAGCTTCGAGGCCCGGGAGGGGCACGGCGAGCGTGGTCTCGACGGCCGTCCGGCGGGTGAGGTGACCATCGCCGACCTGATCCCCGTCTCGCTGCGGATGGGCGTACTGCGCATCATCGTCGGCGAGGTCCGGTCCCGCGAGATCGTCCCGATGCTCCAGGCGATGACGACGAGCCGCGGCTCGATGTGCACGATCCACGCGCGCACCCCGGCCGGCGTGGGTGAACGCATCGTCGAGCTGGCGCTGGCGCACGGCCGGGAGATGACCGTGGACCAGGCGCGGCGGATGGCCGGCAACGCTCTCGACCTGATCGTCTACGTGACGGTCGAGGACGAGACCGGCATCGGTGGGCGCAAGCACCGGTTCGTCTCGCACGTCGAGGAGGTCATCGGGGCCGGCGAGCACGGGCGCATCATCACGACCGCCGTCTTCGCCCCGGGTCCCGACGGGCGGGCGGTCCCCCGGCACCTGCCGGAACGCGTACGCGAGCAGCTGCTGCGGGTCGGCTACGACGCCCGGCTGCTGTCGCGGTGGATCGAGGCCGGCACCGGCGCGTGGCGACGGCCCCGGCACTCGCGGTTGGGACGGCGGTGA
- a CDS encoding type II secretion system F family protein has translation MRDTIELIAVASGAACVAGLVLAVVALVGTRRPPGRRPGAGPGLARLWQGSGSTPGERRAHQALLVGAAAAGALAFLLTGLPVVGLLVAVAVPGTPWLFNVGRAEQRAIARIEAVGEWTRRLKDVSATGQGLQQSIIGTVGTAPEEIEEEVRLLAARLQAGWLARSALLAFADEIGDPVADQVVAALILHLTDRGERLGDVLGSIAGAAAAEVATRREVEAKRTQPRFAVRFLTGMTLATIAYGLLNTEYIRPYGTPAGQVVMAALGAAFVGLLAWVRSMSQPQRPARFLPAPDPEEAVA, from the coding sequence ATGCGCGACACCATCGAGCTGATCGCGGTGGCGTCGGGTGCCGCCTGCGTGGCCGGTCTGGTCCTCGCGGTCGTGGCCCTGGTCGGCACCCGGCGGCCACCCGGCCGCCGGCCCGGCGCGGGCCCCGGCCTGGCCCGGCTGTGGCAGGGGTCGGGCAGCACGCCCGGGGAACGACGCGCGCACCAGGCCCTGCTGGTCGGCGCGGCGGCGGCCGGGGCGCTCGCCTTCCTGCTCACCGGCCTTCCGGTGGTGGGCCTGCTGGTCGCGGTGGCGGTGCCCGGCACGCCGTGGCTGTTCAACGTGGGCCGCGCCGAGCAGCGGGCCATCGCCCGGATCGAGGCGGTCGGCGAGTGGACGCGCCGGCTCAAGGACGTCTCCGCCACCGGGCAGGGCCTGCAACAGTCGATCATCGGCACGGTCGGCACCGCGCCCGAGGAGATCGAGGAGGAGGTACGGCTGCTCGCCGCCCGGCTCCAGGCCGGCTGGCTGGCCCGCTCGGCCCTGCTGGCGTTCGCGGACGAGATCGGTGACCCGGTCGCCGACCAGGTGGTGGCGGCGCTGATCCTGCACCTCACCGACCGGGGTGAGCGGCTCGGTGACGTGCTCGGCTCGATCGCGGGCGCGGCGGCCGCCGAGGTGGCCACCCGCCGGGAGGTCGAGGCGAAACGCACCCAGCCCCGCTTCGCGGTTCGCTTCCTCACCGGGATGACCCTCGCCACCATCGCGTACGGGCTGCTCAACACCGAGTACATCCGCCCGTACGGCACACCCGCCGGCCAGGTGGTGATGGCCGCCCTCGGTGCCGCGTTCGTCGGGCTGCTGGCGTGGGTGCGGTCGATGAGCCAGCCGCAGCGGCCGGCCCGCTTCCTGCCGGCGCCCGACCCGGAGGAGGCCGTCGCGTGA
- a CDS encoding type II secretion system F family protein, with translation MIVNWQFAIAVGGGATIGLGVFLVVRELVPATPALGPALRRLHQPAGTGPLAGATGGRLEWLTGASRWLRPPHRQLALIDQTPEQYTLSVLLSALIGLAAPTLVCGSLFVLGVHLPVVVPVVASLGLALLAALIAHRSVLAKAATARDEFRAAVCTYLDLVALQLSAAHGPVQSLERAAAVCDGWVFDRISEALRIAQMQMHSPWDELRELADRIGIPELGDVGAIMRSSGSEGAQVHETLRSRADSLRDQIRTDNLARAEGVTSRLDIPGALLVFVLLGFAIYPFIARL, from the coding sequence GTGATCGTCAACTGGCAGTTCGCGATCGCGGTCGGCGGCGGTGCCACCATCGGGCTCGGCGTGTTCCTGGTGGTCCGCGAGCTGGTGCCCGCGACCCCGGCGCTGGGTCCGGCGCTGCGTCGCCTGCACCAGCCGGCGGGCACCGGCCCGCTCGCCGGGGCCACCGGCGGTCGGCTGGAGTGGCTGACCGGGGCGTCGCGCTGGCTGCGGCCACCGCACCGGCAGCTCGCGCTGATCGACCAGACCCCCGAGCAGTACACGCTGTCGGTGCTGCTCTCCGCGCTGATCGGGCTGGCCGCGCCGACCCTGGTCTGCGGCTCGCTCTTCGTCCTCGGCGTCCACCTGCCCGTGGTGGTGCCCGTGGTCGCCAGCCTCGGTCTGGCGCTGCTCGCCGCGCTGATCGCCCACCGTTCCGTACTGGCGAAGGCCGCCACCGCCCGGGACGAGTTCCGGGCGGCCGTCTGCACCTACCTGGACCTGGTGGCCTTGCAGCTGTCCGCCGCACACGGGCCGGTGCAGTCGCTGGAGCGGGCCGCCGCGGTCTGCGACGGCTGGGTCTTCGACCGGATCTCCGAGGCGCTGCGGATCGCGCAGATGCAGATGCACTCCCCGTGGGACGAACTGCGCGAGCTGGCCGACCGGATCGGCATCCCCGAACTGGGTGACGTGGGCGCCATCATGCGCTCCTCCGGCAGCGAGGGAGCGCAGGTCCACGAGACCCTGCGCAGCCGGGCGGACTCGCTGCGCGACCAGATCCGCACCGACAACCTCGCCCGGGCGGAGGGGGTGACCAGCCGTCTCGACATCCCGGGCGCCCTCCTCGTCTTCGTCCTGCTCGGCTTCGCCATCTACCCCTTCATCGCCCGTCTCTGA
- a CDS encoding TadE family protein, whose translation MHRGVWSGARRVVTAARRRLAAGGGDGGANPVELAVALPAILLLLFASIQVAVWFVARSTALNAAQSAVNAQRVHEAPDDAGVRRATRFLTASGDWLVGWQSPGPTCVTTLAEVTCTVRGRSLSVVPGVSFPVEQTAHGTAERWTTP comes from the coding sequence ATGCACCGAGGAGTCTGGTCAGGCGCGCGTCGGGTGGTCACGGCCGCCCGACGCCGCCTGGCGGCCGGCGGAGGCGACGGCGGCGCGAACCCCGTCGAGCTGGCCGTCGCCCTGCCCGCCATCCTGCTGCTGCTGTTCGCCTCGATCCAGGTCGCGGTCTGGTTCGTGGCCCGGTCGACCGCCCTGAACGCCGCCCAGAGCGCGGTGAACGCGCAGCGGGTGCACGAGGCCCCCGACGACGCCGGGGTACGGCGGGCCACCCGCTTCCTCACCGCCTCCGGTGACTGGTTGGTGGGCTGGCAGTCGCCCGGGCCGACCTGCGTGACCACCCTGGCCGAGGTGACCTGCACGGTGCGCGGCAGGTCCCTGTCGGTCGTGCCGGGGGTGAGCTTCCCCGTCGAGCAGACCGCGCACGGGACGGCGGAGCGGTGGACGACGCCGTGA
- a CDS encoding TadE/TadG family type IV pilus assembly protein — MDDAVNRDATRGSVSIEVAVLAPAFIALLVLAGVAGRTAVAAEAVDVAAHDAARAASISRDAGRARDAAQEAAEKQANWRGLNCEGGADLDFSGSVNGQDTTFDRAFASDTGQEATVTVLVTCQVSYRDLRLPVLPGMLTTNEVSASFTSPLDRYRSRR; from the coding sequence GTGGACGACGCCGTGAACCGGGACGCCACGCGCGGCTCCGTCTCGATCGAGGTGGCCGTCCTCGCGCCGGCGTTCATCGCGCTGCTGGTGCTCGCCGGGGTCGCCGGTCGCACGGCGGTGGCCGCCGAGGCCGTCGACGTCGCCGCGCACGACGCCGCCCGCGCCGCCTCGATCTCGCGGGACGCGGGCCGGGCCCGCGACGCGGCCCAGGAGGCCGCCGAGAAGCAGGCGAACTGGCGTGGCCTGAACTGCGAGGGCGGCGCCGACCTCGACTTCAGCGGTTCGGTGAACGGGCAGGACACCACCTTCGACCGGGCGTTCGCCAGCGACACCGGGCAGGAGGCCACGGTCACCGTGCTCGTCACGTGCCAGGTGTCCTACCGGGACCTGCGACTGCCCGTCCTACCCGGGATGCTGACGACCAACGAGGTCTCAGCGAGCTTCACCTCACCCCTGGACCGCTACCGGAGCCGTCGATGA
- a CDS encoding pilus assembly protein TadG-related protein → MSAPHDAGRVSIFLAVAMVGVLALIGLSFDGAGQLRTLQRADNLAAEAARAGGQAIDRATAIAGGPKRIDQPQARAAVADYLATVDTAGHSVSFPVVDGETLVSVRVEVTYHRSMLGLFGFPDTVTVTGEATARALTGAP, encoded by the coding sequence ATGAGCGCCCCACACGACGCCGGGCGGGTGAGCATCTTCCTCGCGGTGGCGATGGTCGGGGTGCTCGCCCTGATCGGGCTCTCCTTCGACGGGGCCGGTCAGCTCCGTACCCTGCAGCGCGCCGACAACCTCGCCGCCGAGGCGGCGCGGGCCGGCGGGCAGGCCATCGACCGCGCCACCGCCATCGCCGGCGGACCCAAGCGGATCGACCAGCCGCAGGCCCGCGCGGCGGTCGCCGACTACCTCGCCACCGTCGACACCGCCGGCCACTCGGTCAGCTTCCCGGTGGTCGACGGCGAGACGCTGGTCAGCGTACGGGTCGAGGTCACCTACCACCGGTCGATGCTCGGCCTGTTCGGTTTTCCCGACACCGTCACCGTCACGGGTGAGGCGACCGCGCGTGCCCTCACCGGAGCCCCGTAG
- a CDS encoding LysM peptidoglycan-binding domain-containing protein, with translation MAASGRSAVRRTGRVLTGVGALVVLCGVVAGAPVALLALAGNPLPDHVPTVAEIGAALTSRDDGQLFLRALAIVGWFGWATFTFSVFVELGAQVLRRPAPRLPGMSRQQRAAAVLVGSVALIVATAPAASAATMAVTTQPYAASAPAVTSVPAVTGVPAVASGLAAHNGPATLSGPATLSGTPVYRVAKGDYLGAVAERYLDEFADYRELARLNHLADPDRIRPGQLLKLPERAVDGGVRPHATGRLVARPTPTRPAPAPDRATPGQIARGHESGPAPTRPATQAPRNNPTVAEAPAGEEPAVTVGAARVGEPDRVNRPLAVSAVLAVASIVGAQIGAVLGLRRRTVAAGGRTAGRAAIAQTTGTAGTPRTGLSGQAARVHATARELPAGRHRRD, from the coding sequence ATGGCCGCATCCGGTCGCTCCGCCGTCCGCCGCACCGGACGGGTCCTCACCGGGGTCGGCGCGCTCGTCGTCCTCTGCGGGGTGGTGGCCGGCGCCCCGGTGGCGCTGCTGGCCCTCGCCGGCAACCCCCTGCCCGACCACGTGCCCACCGTCGCCGAGATCGGTGCCGCCCTGACCAGCCGCGACGACGGGCAGCTCTTCCTACGGGCGCTCGCCATCGTCGGCTGGTTCGGCTGGGCCACGTTCACGTTCTCGGTGTTCGTGGAGCTGGGCGCCCAGGTGCTGCGCCGGCCGGCACCGCGCCTTCCCGGAATGAGCCGCCAGCAGCGGGCCGCCGCCGTCCTGGTCGGTTCGGTCGCGCTGATCGTCGCGACCGCCCCGGCGGCGAGCGCCGCGACGATGGCCGTCACCACCCAGCCGTACGCCGCCTCAGCCCCCGCCGTGACCAGCGTCCCGGCCGTGACCGGCGTTCCGGCCGTGGCGAGCGGTCTGGCCGCGCACAACGGTCCCGCCACGCTCAGCGGTCCCGCCACGCTCAGCGGCACGCCGGTCTATCGCGTGGCGAAGGGCGACTACCTCGGCGCGGTGGCCGAGCGCTACCTGGACGAGTTCGCCGACTACCGCGAGCTGGCCCGCCTGAACCACCTCGCCGACCCGGACCGGATTCGCCCGGGGCAGCTGCTCAAGCTGCCCGAGCGGGCCGTCGACGGTGGGGTCCGGCCGCACGCGACCGGCCGCCTCGTGGCCCGCCCCACGCCGACGCGCCCCGCACCGGCCCCCGACCGGGCCACGCCAGGGCAGATCGCCCGGGGGCACGAGTCGGGCCCCGCGCCGACCCGGCCGGCCACCCAGGCACCGCGGAACAACCCGACGGTGGCCGAGGCACCCGCCGGCGAGGAGCCCGCGGTGACCGTCGGCGCCGCGCGGGTAGGCGAACCGGACCGGGTGAACCGCCCCCTCGCCGTCTCGGCCGTGCTCGCCGTGGCGAGCATCGTGGGAGCCCAGATCGGAGCGGTGCTCGGGTTACGTCGCCGCACCGTCGCCGCCGGCGGGCGGACCGCCGGCCGCGCCGCGATCGCCCAGACCACTGGCACCGCCGGGACCCCTCGGACCGGGTTGAGTGGACAGGCGGCCCGCGTCCACGCGACCGCGCGGGAACTGCCGGCCGGACGGCACCGCCGGGACTGA
- a CDS encoding Rieske 2Fe-2S domain-containing protein, whose translation MTKVEQASGLDRVGDRLQRGVLATLRPQWLKDLLHGVPLGHPLHPALVQVPVGSWISAAILDLMPGQQRAATTLTTVGTVSAVPAAVAGLNDWAALAPDQRRVGLTHAAANTVALACYAGSVAARLTGRHRLGKMLGMAGLSAASMGAYIGGHLAYKQGAQVSQSISDLHLVSPGWHALGELASLPQRQLLTREIDDVSVILYRHGDDVTVMLERCPHQSGPLGQGQVQEVDGHDCVVCPWHGSTFRLNGGEVVHGPSGNDGQVLPTRIRDGVLEARLP comes from the coding sequence ATGACGAAGGTAGAGCAGGCATCCGGCCTGGACCGGGTGGGTGACCGACTGCAGCGCGGTGTCCTGGCGACGCTGCGACCGCAGTGGTTGAAGGACCTGTTGCACGGTGTCCCGCTGGGTCACCCGCTGCACCCGGCGCTGGTGCAGGTGCCGGTGGGCTCCTGGATCAGCGCGGCCATCCTGGACCTGATGCCGGGGCAGCAGAGGGCGGCGACGACCCTCACGACGGTGGGCACGGTCAGCGCGGTCCCGGCGGCCGTCGCCGGCCTGAACGACTGGGCGGCGCTCGCCCCCGACCAGCGGCGGGTCGGCCTGACGCACGCCGCCGCCAACACCGTGGCGCTGGCCTGCTACGCCGGCTCGGTCGCGGCGCGGCTGACCGGCCGGCACCGCCTCGGGAAGATGCTGGGGATGGCGGGGCTGAGCGCCGCGAGCATGGGCGCCTACATCGGCGGCCACCTGGCGTACAAGCAGGGCGCGCAGGTCAGCCAGAGCATCTCCGACCTGCACCTCGTGAGCCCCGGCTGGCACGCGCTCGGCGAGTTGGCGAGCCTCCCGCAGCGGCAACTGCTCACCCGGGAGATCGACGACGTGTCGGTCATCCTGTACCGGCACGGCGACGACGTCACCGTGATGCTGGAGCGCTGCCCGCACCAGAGCGGCCCGCTCGGCCAAGGCCAGGTGCAGGAGGTCGACGGGCACGACTGCGTCGTCTGCCCGTGGCACGGCAGCACGTTCCGACTGAACGGCGGCGAGGTCGTCCACGGCCCGTCCGGCAACGACGGGCAGGTCCTGCCCACCCGGATCCGCGACGGCGTGCTGGAGGCCCGGCTGCCCTGA
- a CDS encoding crotonase/enoyl-CoA hydratase family protein, whose amino-acid sequence MGVRVERHGPVTTVILDRPAARNAVDGPTARALADAFRAFDADPEAAVAVLWGAGGTFCAGADLKAIGTPSGNRVEPDGDGPMGPTRMVLGKPVIAAISGYAVAGGLELAAWCDLRVAESDAVLGVFCRRWGVPLIDGGSVRLPRLIGESRALDLILTGRPVGAEEAYAMGLVNRLVAPGTARAAAEELAAELARHPQTCLRNDRAAVLAGAGLDEPAALATELAYGMESLAADAAAGAARFAGGAGRHGASAD is encoded by the coding sequence ATGGGCGTACGGGTCGAACGGCACGGACCGGTGACGACGGTGATCCTCGACCGGCCGGCGGCCCGCAACGCCGTCGACGGGCCGACCGCCCGAGCCCTGGCCGACGCGTTCCGGGCGTTCGACGCCGACCCCGAGGCGGCGGTGGCCGTCCTCTGGGGCGCCGGCGGCACGTTCTGCGCCGGCGCCGACCTGAAGGCCATCGGCACGCCCAGCGGCAACCGCGTCGAGCCGGACGGCGACGGCCCGATGGGCCCGACCCGCATGGTCCTCGGCAAACCGGTGATCGCGGCGATCTCCGGCTACGCGGTGGCCGGTGGCCTGGAGTTGGCCGCCTGGTGTGACCTGCGGGTCGCCGAGTCCGACGCGGTGCTCGGGGTGTTCTGCCGTCGGTGGGGAGTGCCGTTGATCGACGGGGGCAGCGTCCGGCTTCCCCGACTCATCGGTGAGAGCCGGGCCCTGGACCTCATCCTCACCGGCCGGCCCGTGGGCGCCGAGGAGGCGTACGCGATGGGTTTGGTCAACCGGCTCGTCGCGCCGGGGACGGCCCGGGCGGCGGCGGAGGAGTTGGCCGCGGAGCTCGCCCGGCATCCGCAGACCTGCCTGCGCAACGACCGGGCCGCGGTGCTGGCCGGCGCCGGGCTCGACGAGCCCGCGGCCCTGGCGACCGAGTTGGCGTACGGGATGGAGTCGCTGGCGGCGGACGCCGCGGCCGGCGCCGCCCGGTTCGCGGGCGGCGCCGGTCGGCACGGCGCGTCCGCCGACTGA